The proteins below come from a single Mya arenaria isolate MELC-2E11 chromosome 8, ASM2691426v1 genomic window:
- the LOC128242449 gene encoding prefoldin subunit 4-like: MATTIKEEADAQVTFEDQQKINKFARTNVKLGDIKDELKNKKKDLENLEIAEEELLMLDGDDTLIPYQVGEVFISINSEETTTMLEKAKEATQAEMAELESRADGHKKTLQDLKIELYAKFGTNINLEAEDDS; encoded by the exons GAGGCTGATGCCCAGGTAACTTTTGAAGACCAGCAGAAAATCAACAAGTTTGCAAGAACAAATGTCAAACTAGGTGACATTAAAGATGagctgaaaaataaaaag AAAGATCTTGAAAATCTGGAGATTGCGGAGGAAGAGTTGCTGATGCTGGATGGAGATGATACACTCATTCCATA CCAAGTAGGGGAAGTGTTCATCAGTATCAACTCTGAAGAGACAACAACCATGTTGGAGAAGGCCAAGGAAGCCACACAGGCGGAAATGGCGGAACTCGAATCACGGGCTGATGGACACAAGAAAACACTACAAGATCTTAAAATAGAGCTTTATGCAAAGTTTGGGACAAATATTAATTTAGAAGCTGAGGATGATTCATAG
- the LOC128244791 gene encoding NEDD8 — MLIKVKTLTGKEIEIDIEPTDKVERIKERVEEKEGIPPPQQRLIFSGKQMNDEKTAQDYKVTGGSVLHLVLALRGGV, encoded by the exons atgttgataaaagtgaag actttgacgggaaaggag ATCGAGATTGACATTGAGCCAACAGACAAG GTTGAGCGCATCAAAGAACGAGTTGAAGAGAAGGAAGGCATTCCTCCTCCACAACAACGGCTGATTTTCAGCGGAAAACAGAT GAACGATGAGAAGACTGCGCAAGACTACAAAGTGACAGGCGGATCTGTGTTACATCTCGTATTGGCCCTTAGAGGAGGTGTATGA